One genomic region from Sulfurovum riftiae encodes:
- a CDS encoding lytic murein transglycosylase codes for MNLLKLLILTALFPLLLAANDDRPPVRYDYLSKPDVQRFIRMMHTRYSFSETYLTKVFRHAKLDRDTLARYTGKFKKNTTVGSWERFKLHVVNPETFREAKAFKRKHYRTLKKAERTYGVDMDYIVGFLGVESRFGNYTGDYDVLDALATLAFHRNRMQKFFKSELKHLFLFAREKKYDITKLQGSFAGAMGCVQQVPSVARRFNKDFDGDGASVWDIEDCIGSIASFMHKNKWKKGMPAVIPARYRGKRFTRLRTSHKRMLSMKSIRKAGVTPSRPFPWNQAYLVKTRNNTHDDLWLGTRNFRVLTRYNNSANYGVAISLIAEAVK; via the coding sequence ATGAATCTTTTGAAACTGCTGATACTGACCGCCCTCTTCCCATTGCTGCTTGCGGCGAACGATGACAGGCCGCCTGTCCGATACGACTATCTCTCCAAACCCGATGTCCAGCGCTTCATCAGAATGATGCATACCCGCTATAGCTTCAGTGAAACCTACCTGACCAAAGTCTTCAGACATGCAAAACTCGACAGGGATACCCTGGCACGCTATACAGGAAAGTTCAAAAAGAATACCACGGTGGGAAGCTGGGAGCGTTTCAAACTGCATGTGGTCAATCCAGAGACCTTTAGGGAGGCCAAAGCATTCAAAAGAAAGCACTACAGGACCCTTAAAAAGGCCGAACGTACCTATGGGGTAGATATGGACTACATTGTGGGTTTTCTGGGCGTAGAGAGCCGTTTCGGGAACTATACGGGCGACTATGACGTACTCGATGCGCTTGCCACCCTGGCCTTTCACCGGAACCGGATGCAGAAATTCTTCAAAAGTGAGCTCAAACACCTCTTTCTTTTTGCCAGAGAGAAAAAGTATGATATTACGAAGCTGCAGGGCTCATTTGCCGGTGCCATGGGCTGTGTTCAGCAGGTCCCCTCGGTAGCACGCCGTTTCAACAAGGACTTCGACGGGGACGGTGCCAGTGTATGGGACATAGAGGACTGCATAGGCTCCATTGCCAGCTTCATGCACAAGAACAAATGGAAAAAGGGGATGCCTGCGGTCATACCGGCAAGATACAGGGGTAAACGCTTCACGCGACTTCGTACTTCCCATAAACGCATGCTCTCCATGAAGAGTATCAGAAAAGCAGGTGTGACCCCTTCACGGCCTTTCCCGTGGAACCAGGCCTACCTCGTCAAGACACGCAACAATACACATGATGACCTCTGGCTGGGGACCCGGAATTTCAGGGTGCTCACACGCTACAACAACTCCGCCAACTACGGTGTGGCCATTTCCCTCATTGCGGAAGCGGTTAAGTAA
- a CDS encoding protein-L-isoaspartate O-methyltransferase family protein, whose amino-acid sequence MKDIETLIDSMILNDALRTPRIMEAFKEVDRKYFVPESFGEYIYVDAPLPIGEDQTISQPSTVSFMLELLEPGEGDKILDIGSGSGWTTALLCHIVGETGSVEGLERKEVLVEKGRENLAKFKFGPRCSIDKAGEALGRPGETFDRILVSASSDEIPEVLFEQLKPGGILVIPVRNSIFRFRKSSDGRITKEEYPGFRFVPLIY is encoded by the coding sequence ATGAAAGATATAGAGACATTGATCGACAGTATGATCCTGAACGATGCGCTGCGTACACCGCGTATCATGGAAGCATTCAAAGAGGTGGACAGAAAATATTTCGTTCCCGAATCATTCGGGGAATACATCTATGTGGATGCTCCGCTGCCCATAGGCGAGGACCAGACGATCTCCCAGCCTTCCACAGTCTCCTTTATGCTCGAACTTCTGGAACCCGGAGAGGGAGACAAGATACTCGATATCGGTTCAGGGTCCGGATGGACAACGGCACTGTTGTGCCATATTGTAGGCGAGACGGGCAGTGTAGAAGGATTGGAAAGGAAAGAGGTATTGGTGGAAAAGGGCAGGGAGAATCTTGCCAAATTCAAATTCGGTCCCCGCTGCAGCATCGATAAAGCGGGTGAGGCACTGGGAAGACCAGGTGAAACATTCGACAGGATACTGGTCTCAGCCAGCAGCGACGAGATACCCGAAGTGCTTTTTGAACAGCTCAAACCCGGGGGTATTCTGGTCATTCCGGTAAGGAACTCCATCTTCCGTTTCAGAAAGTCGTCTGACGGCCGTATCACCAAAGAGGAGTACCCCGGATTCAGGTTCGTACCGCTGATCTATTAG